One genomic region from Lathamus discolor isolate bLatDis1 chromosome 21, bLatDis1.hap1, whole genome shotgun sequence encodes:
- the LOC136003401 gene encoding nuclear receptor ROR-beta-like, producing MRAQIEVIPCKICGDKSSGIHYGVITCEGCKGFFRRSQQNNASYSCSRQRNCLIDRTNRNRCQHCRLQKCLALGMSRDAVKFGRMSKKQRDSLYAEVQKHQQSQEQSGGTKDEPEPLSRVYTTSVSSGLSDLDDISTLSDGLLFDFPLTPDGSSTYYNLDLLASAQPSPDQSSLDVADATLIKQESIYELMLEPALFAHGALEGAQLAADISVLEIDRVAQNVVKSHLETCQYTTEELKRLAWSLYSPEEVRALQSKSCEAMWQQCSLQISNAIQYVVEFAKRIDGFMELCQNDQIILLKAGCLEVLLIRMIRAFNPLNNTVLFEGKFGGMQMFKSLGCDDLIGAVFELGRTLCRLQLSDEELALFTAAVLLSPDRPWLTESKKVQKLQDKIYVALQHEIQKKHSAEDKLSKMVSKLPLMKTICNLHLDKLEFFRLLHPETAMNFPPLYKEVFNSELQYSDPRES from the exons ATGCGAG CCCAAATCGAGGTGATCCCGTGCAAGATCTGCGGAGACAAATCCTCAGGGATCCACTATGGCGTTATCACCTGCGAAGGCTGCAAG GGATTTTTCCGGAGGAGCCAGCAGAACAACGCCAGCTACTCCTGCTCCCGGCAGCGGAACTGCCTGATCGACCGCACCAACCGCAACCGCTGCCAGCACTGCCGCCTGCAGAAATGCCTGGCGCTCGGCATGTCCCGCGATG CGGTGAAGTTCGGCCGCATGTCGAAGAAGCAGCGGGACAGCCTCTACGCCGAGGTGCAGAAGCatcagcagagccaggagcagagcGGTGGCACCAAGGATGAGCCTGAGCCTCTGAGCCGCGTCTACACCACCAGTGTCAGCAGCGGGCTCTCGGACCTGGACGACATCTCCACGCTGTCGGACGGGCTCCTCTTCGACTTCCCCCTCACCCCCGATGGCAGCAGCACCTACTACAACCTCGACCTGCTCGCCTCGGCGCAGCCCTCTCCCGACCAGTCCAGCCTGGATGTGGCCGATGCCACGCTCATCAAGCAGGAGTCCATCTACGAGCTGATGCTGGAGCCAGCCCTGTTCGCGCACGGCGCACTGGAGGGTGCTCAGCTGGCTGCTGACATCTCCGTCCTCGAGATCG ACCGCGTGGCCCAGAACGTGGTGAAGTCCCACCTGGAGACGTGCCAGTACACAACAGAGGAGCTCAAGCGCCTGGCGTGGAGCCTCTACTCCCCCGAGGAGGTCCgtgctctgcagagcaag AGCTGTGAGGCCATGTGGCAGCAGTGCTCGCTGCAGATCTCCAACGCCATCCAGTACGTGGTGGAGTTCGCCAAGCGCATCGATGGCTTCATGGAGCTCTGCCAGAACGACCAAATCATCCTCCTGAAAGCCG GTTGCCTCGAGGTGCTCCTGATCCGCATGATCCGCGCGTTCAACCCCTTGAACAACACCGTGCTCTTCGAGGGGAAGTTTGGCGGCATGCAGATGTTCAAGTCCCTCG GCTGTGACGACCTCATCGGTGCTGTCTTTGAGCTGGGGAGGACCCTGTGCCGCCTGCAGCTATCAGATGAGGAGCTCGCCCTCTTCACCGCCGCCGTCCTGCTCTCCCCGG ATCGCCCCTGGCTGACCGAGTCCAAGAAGGTGCAGAAGCTCCAGGACAAGATCTACGTGGCCCTGCAGCACGAGATCCAGAAGAAACACTCCGCTGAGGACAAGCTCTCGAAG aTGGTTTCCAAGCTGCCCTTGATGAAGACCATTTGCAACCTGCACTTGGACAAGCTGGAGTTTTTCCGTCTTCTGCACCCGGAGACTGCCATGAACTTCCCACCCCTCTATAAGGAGGTCTTCAACTCGGAGCTTCAGTACAGTGACCCACGGGAGAGCTAA
- the SCAMP4 gene encoding secretory carrier-associated membrane protein 4: MAEKVNNFPPLPKFIPLKPCFYQNFADEIPIDYQSLVKRIYHVWIFYCITLVVNIIACLAWWIGGGYGVNFGLAILWLILFSPCGYVCWFRPAYKAFRSDSSFNFMAFFFIFGAQFILALLQAIGFSGWGACGWLAAITFFGTNVAAAVFMLFPAIMFTMSAVAMLVSIIRVHKIYRGAGGSFQKAQDEWNSGTWRNPPSREAQYSNFSGNSLPEYPTVPNYPPGNQWP; this comes from the exons ATGGCAG AAAAGGTGAATAACTTCCCACCGCTTCCCAAGTTCATCCCACTGAAACCATGTTTCTACCAGAATTTTGCTGATGAAATTCCCATCGATTATCAGTCTCTGGTGAAGAGAATCTACCACGTATGGATCT TTTACTGCATCACTCTAGTAGTGAATATCATTGCGTGCCTGGCATGGTGGATTGGAGGAGGCTACGGGGTCAATTTTGGTCTGGCCATCCTCTGGCTTATTCTCTTCAGTCCCTGTGGCTACGTTTGCTGGTTCCGACCTGCCTACAAAGCCTTTCG GTCAGACAGCTCCTTTAATTTCATGgcctttttcttcatctttggtGCACAGTTCATCCTCGCGCTGCTGCAGGCGATCGGATTCTCCGGCTGGGGAGCCTG CGGATGGTTGGCAGCCATTACTTTCTTCGGCACCAACgttgcagctgctgtgtttatGCTCTTTCCTGCCATCATGTTCACGATGTCAGCGGTAGCGATGCTCGTCAGCATTATAAGG GTACATAAAATCTACCGAGGGGCTGGTGGAAGCTTTCAGAAAGCTCAGGATGAGTGGAACAGCGGCACGTGGAGGAACCCCCCCAGCAGGGAGGCCCAGTACAGCAATTTTTCTGGGAACAGCCTGCCAGAGTATCCCACAGTACCCAACTATCCCCCGGGAAACCAATGGCCTTAA